From a region of the Candidatus Binatia bacterium genome:
- the hscA gene encoding Fe-S protein assembly chaperone HscA, with protein sequence MDRIFGIDLGTTNSLIAYSDNGVPRVIADPETGAALLPSVVSFPTPDAAIVGAEARALAIRHPLATLASVKRFMGLGMEHVTEEDRRHYAFDAEAGRDLVRFRVGDRTYTPPEISALILKELKRRAEAALGETVRRVVITVPAYFNDSQRQATRDAGRLAGLEVLRLVNEPTAASLAYGLDKRNQGVIAVYDLGGGTFDISILRLQGGIFEVLATAGDTRLGGDDMDRRLARTLLAALPAPVQGDPDVVRQALVVAERAKVELTTAATATMELRAGDHVARRTLTRTEFETEIEDIVGRTLNPCRQALKDAGIGPGDLDEVVLVGGATRVPAVRHAVESLFGCVPHTELDPDQVVALGAAVQAGVLSGGHRDMLLLDVVPLSLGLETVGGVMERIVERNTTIPVTATQVFTTFVDNQTAVDFHVLQGERELVKDNRSLARFKLRGIAPAPAGLPRIEVTFMIDANGILNVTARDQQTGRETSIDVKPSYGLTDEQIEAMLEASIDHAEEDVAARLLIEARNDAEGILRHTRRALAQTAVSGDERRGIDAAVAELETAMAGTDYNRIRELTDAVNRATMPLAQRIMDGSITEALTHKRVEEVA encoded by the coding sequence ATGGACCGTATCTTCGGCATCGATCTCGGCACGACCAACAGCCTGATCGCTTACTCCGACAACGGCGTCCCGCGGGTCATCGCCGATCCCGAAACCGGGGCCGCCCTGCTGCCTTCGGTGGTGTCGTTTCCGACCCCGGACGCAGCGATCGTCGGCGCCGAGGCGCGGGCGCTCGCCATCCGCCATCCGCTCGCCACGCTGGCCTCCGTGAAGCGCTTCATGGGCCTCGGCATGGAACACGTCACCGAGGAAGATCGCCGGCACTACGCCTTCGACGCGGAGGCCGGGAGAGATCTGGTGCGGTTCCGTGTCGGCGACCGGACCTACACGCCCCCGGAGATCTCGGCCCTCATCCTGAAAGAGCTCAAGCGCCGCGCCGAGGCCGCCCTCGGCGAGACGGTGCGTCGGGTCGTCATCACCGTCCCGGCTTACTTCAACGACAGCCAGCGTCAGGCCACACGCGATGCCGGACGTCTGGCCGGACTCGAAGTCCTGCGGCTGGTAAACGAACCTACCGCTGCCTCTCTCGCCTACGGACTCGACAAGCGCAATCAAGGAGTGATCGCCGTCTACGACCTTGGCGGCGGCACCTTCGACATATCCATCCTCCGTCTCCAGGGCGGCATCTTCGAGGTACTGGCCACTGCCGGAGATACGCGGCTCGGGGGCGACGACATGGACCGGCGCCTCGCCCGCACTCTTCTCGCCGCCCTGCCCGCCCCCGTCCAGGGCGACCCGGACGTCGTCCGCCAGGCACTGGTCGTCGCCGAACGCGCCAAAGTCGAGCTGACGACCGCGGCCACCGCGACCATGGAGTTGCGCGCCGGTGACCATGTGGCCCGCCGCACTCTGACCCGCACCGAGTTCGAAACGGAGATCGAAGACATCGTCGGCCGCACCCTGAACCCGTGCCGGCAGGCGCTTAAGGACGCCGGCATCGGCCCCGGCGATCTCGACGAGGTGGTGCTCGTCGGCGGGGCGACCCGCGTCCCCGCCGTGCGGCACGCGGTGGAAAGCCTGTTCGGGTGCGTACCGCACACGGAGCTGGACCCCGACCAGGTCGTGGCGCTCGGCGCCGCGGTTCAGGCCGGCGTCCTGTCGGGCGGGCACCGGGACATGCTGTTGCTGGACGTCGTGCCGCTGTCGCTGGGGTTGGAAACCGTCGGCGGGGTCATGGAGCGCATCGTCGAGAGGAACACGACGATACCGGTTACCGCAACCCAGGTCTTCACCACGTTCGTCGACAATCAGACCGCCGTCGACTTTCACGTCCTGCAGGGCGAGCGCGAACTGGTCAAAGACAATCGCAGTCTGGCGCGCTTCAAGCTGCGCGGTATCGCACCGGCGCCGGCCGGCCTGCCACGCATCGAAGTGACGTTCATGATCGACGCCAACGGCATCCTGAACGTCACCGCCCGCGATCAGCAGACAGGACGCGAGACGTCGATCGACGTCAAGCCGTCGTACGGTCTGACCGACGAGCAGATCGAGGCCATGCTCGAGGCATCGATCGATCACGCCGAGGAGGACGTGGCAGCGCGGCTGCTCATCGAGGCCCGCAACGACGCCGAGGGGATCCTGCGGCACACGCGGCGCGCCCTCGCCCAGACCGCCGTCTCGGGAGACGAGCGCCGGGGCATCGATGCCGCGGTCGCCGAGCTCGAGACCGCCATGGCCGGCACGGATTACAACCGCATCCGCGAACTCACCGATGCCGTGAACCGGGCCACCATGCCGCTCGCGCAGCGCATCATGGACGGCTCGATCACGGAAGCACTGACCCACAAGCGGGTCGAGGAGGTCGCCTGA
- the iscX gene encoding Fe-S cluster assembly protein IscX: MGLRWEDSEEIAIRLAEAHPDVDPLTVRFTDLHRWVTALAGFEDDAHGSSEARLEAIQMAWLEEWRDAQD, translated from the coding sequence ATGGGATTGCGCTGGGAAGACAGCGAAGAGATCGCCATTCGGCTGGCGGAGGCGCATCCGGATGTCGATCCGTTGACCGTGCGTTTCACCGATCTCCACCGCTGGGTGACGGCCCTCGCTGGCTTCGAGGACGACGCTCACGGCTCGAGCGAAGCCAGGTTGGAAGCGATTCAGATGGCCTGGCTCGAAGAATGGCGCGACGCGCAGGATTGA
- a CDS encoding Rrf2 family transcriptional regulator, which translates to MMQVSRKVDYALRATIYLCLQSPERPVSVKEIAARRRIPQKFLEKIIQDLIRAGIVHSHRGAHGGYTLARNPAAVSFRDVIEAVEGPISINWCLNDHTGCSMLPSCNMQRIWEEGQRRMLEFFADTSLADLTPKRSGALLNTPEQAAV; encoded by the coding sequence ATGATGCAAGTCAGTCGCAAAGTAGATTACGCACTCCGCGCCACCATCTATCTGTGCCTGCAGTCGCCGGAGCGGCCCGTCTCCGTCAAGGAGATCGCCGCCCGGCGCCGCATACCGCAGAAGTTCCTGGAGAAGATCATTCAGGATTTGATCAGGGCCGGCATCGTGCACTCGCACCGGGGCGCCCACGGGGGTTACACCCTGGCGCGGAACCCGGCCGCGGTCTCGTTTCGCGACGTGATCGAGGCCGTGGAAGGGCCGATTTCCATTAACTGGTGCCTCAACGACCACACCGGGTGTTCGATGCTCCCGAGCTGCAACATGCAGCGCATCTGGGAAGAGGGTCAGAGGCGCATGCTGGAATTCTTCGCAGATACCTCACTGGCCGATTTGACGCCGAAACGTTCCGGAGCGCTGCTGAATACTCCGGAGCAGGCCGCCGTCTAA